From the genome of Pseudomonas sp. AB6, one region includes:
- the fliP gene encoding flagellar type III secretion system pore protein FliP (The bacterial flagellar biogenesis protein FliP forms a type III secretion system (T3SS)-type pore required for flagellar assembly.) has translation MTALRIVLTLLLVMAAPLVFAADPLTIPAISMSTGANGAQEYSVNLQILLIMTALSFIPAFVMLMTSFTRIIIVFSILRQALGLQQTPSNQILTGMALFLTLFIMAPVFDRVNVDALQPYLAEKLTAQDAVMKAQVPIKNFMLAQTRQSDLDLFMRLSKRTDIASPDQAPLTILVPAFVTSELKTAFQIGFMIFIPFLIIDLVVASVLMAMGMMMLSPLIISLPFKIMLFVLVDGWALIIGTLASSFGGVSP, from the coding sequence ATGACCGCGTTGCGCATCGTATTGACGCTGCTGCTGGTAATGGCCGCGCCTTTGGTGTTCGCTGCAGATCCGTTGACGATCCCGGCGATCAGCATGTCCACCGGTGCCAACGGCGCGCAGGAATATTCGGTCAATCTGCAGATTCTGCTGATCATGACCGCGCTGAGTTTTATCCCGGCGTTCGTTATGCTGATGACCAGTTTCACCCGGATCATCATTGTCTTCTCAATTCTGCGTCAGGCCTTAGGCTTGCAGCAGACGCCGTCGAATCAAATTTTGACCGGCATGGCGCTGTTCCTGACCCTATTTATCATGGCGCCGGTTTTTGATCGGGTGAACGTCGATGCGTTGCAGCCTTATCTAGCCGAAAAACTTACGGCACAAGACGCAGTGATGAAGGCGCAAGTGCCTATCAAGAACTTCATGTTGGCACAAACCCGTCAGAGCGACCTGGACCTGTTTATGCGTTTGTCCAAACGCACCGATATCGCCAGCCCGGATCAGGCGCCCTTAACGATTTTGGTTCCGGCGTTTGTGACCTCCGAACTTAAAACCGCGTTCCAGATCGGTTTTATGATATTCATCCCGTTTCTCATCATCGACCTAGTCGTCGCCAGTGTGTTGATGGCAATGGGGATGATGATGCTGTCACCGCTGATTATTTCATTGCCGTTCAAAATCATGTTGTTCGTACTGGTGGATGGTTGGGCCTTGATCATCGGCACGCTGGCCAGCAGTTTCGGGGGTGTATCGCCATGA
- a CDS encoding Hpt domain-containing protein, producing MESEYPILIDTFLDDSEQRLVQLQRALLARISCLEALGMAAHSFKGSCGNMGALRLAELCGQLEERTLRGEIDDAPEWVSKIAREFATVRRLFSEERKRYTE from the coding sequence ATGGAAAGTGAATACCCGATACTGATCGATACCTTTCTCGATGATTCAGAGCAGCGGCTAGTGCAGTTGCAGCGTGCGCTCCTGGCACGGATCTCTTGCCTGGAAGCACTGGGCATGGCCGCGCACAGCTTCAAGGGCAGCTGCGGGAATATGGGTGCACTTCGGCTTGCTGAACTGTGTGGGCAGCTTGAAGAGCGCACCTTACGTGGAGAAATTGATGACGCGCCGGAGTGGGTGAGTAAGATAGCGCGCGAATTCGCCACCGTTCGCCGTTTATTCAGTGAAGAGCGCAAGCGGTACACCGAATAA
- the fliO gene encoding flagellar biosynthetic protein FliO, translated as MPAVATPASTMISSGIGSQLTQLVLGLLLVVGLIFGLAWLLRRVQGASPRNGQLIELLGSRALGPRDRLVLVQVGKEQILLGISPGRITPLHVLKEPVQAPDSTNATPEFAQRLMELLGKDYKDKK; from the coding sequence ATGCCGGCGGTTGCAACGCCCGCTAGCACAATGATCAGCAGCGGCATTGGGAGTCAGTTGACGCAGTTGGTACTTGGCCTGTTGTTGGTTGTCGGCTTGATCTTCGGGCTCGCCTGGCTATTGCGTCGGGTTCAGGGTGCCAGTCCGCGCAATGGTCAACTGATCGAATTGCTCGGGTCGCGGGCACTTGGCCCCCGTGATCGGTTGGTGTTGGTGCAAGTCGGCAAGGAACAGATTTTACTTGGGATATCACCGGGGAGAATCACGCCATTACATGTGCTTAAAGAGCCAGTACAGGCGCCTGACAGCACAAACGCCACGCCAGAATTCGCCCAGCGTCTGATGGAGCTGCTGGGCAAGGATTATAAGGATAAGAAGTAA
- a CDS encoding flagellar hook-length control protein FliK yields the protein MPLAPNPLLLATPVAKSQPAVATPVMKPVETGKDSTPSFAHVYAKQASPRPAVIHETRQKPVKDKTVAANSKPAPDTKSAGSKPAVADSGKQLPAGDVSKKNDASNSAAGHDSKDKAPDPLAQAAAPVIPIADPTLIAAAVAPPVPDPALLVAVVPPPIEIPATMVALVVAPPAIPVSSASSVSSTGSSTPATAPVFNPASDPLAGLAAVQVAVQLNTKVATTTTSATEGATSTSADKKTSATQANADPLLAVANNLAVPAQPLAADSASTGSGDRAFKGLIEEGLKDTKSVASDTRIDDFANRLAALSQAVQPKTVAVTGASPLNQPLAMHQSGWSEAVVDRVMYLSSQNLKSADIQLDPAELGRLDIRINMAADQQTQITFMSAHVGVREALEGQMSKLRDSFVQQGLGQVDVSVFDQSRGWQGQGQNQQQANHGQSSGGVASMGSDRNDGHDDGAIQDVAVTSQPMTVIGTSQVDYYA from the coding sequence ATGCCCCTTGCCCCTAATCCTCTTCTGTTGGCTACTCCTGTAGCCAAATCCCAACCGGCGGTCGCCACCCCAGTGATGAAACCCGTTGAGACCGGCAAGGACAGCACGCCCAGCTTCGCTCACGTTTACGCCAAACAGGCGAGTCCAAGGCCTGCGGTGATCCATGAGACTCGCCAAAAGCCGGTAAAAGACAAAACTGTAGCCGCCAACAGCAAGCCTGCGCCGGACACCAAATCTGCCGGCTCCAAGCCAGCGGTTGCCGATAGCGGCAAACAGTTGCCTGCCGGCGACGTCAGCAAAAAGAACGATGCGTCCAATAGCGCTGCTGGTCATGATTCGAAAGACAAGGCGCCTGATCCTTTGGCGCAAGCCGCTGCGCCCGTTATTCCGATTGCTGATCCAACGCTGATTGCGGCCGCCGTTGCGCCGCCCGTCCCGGACCCTGCGCTACTTGTTGCCGTCGTACCGCCGCCCATTGAAATCCCGGCGACCATGGTTGCACTGGTAGTTGCGCCGCCAGCAATCCCGGTAAGCTCTGCAAGTTCTGTCAGTTCCACTGGCTCATCAACGCCAGCAACCGCGCCTGTTTTCAACCCTGCATCGGACCCGTTAGCGGGATTGGCCGCCGTACAAGTTGCTGTGCAGCTTAATACTAAAGTTGCGACGACCACTACTAGTGCCACGGAGGGTGCAACCTCGACGTCTGCTGACAAGAAAACGTCAGCCACCCAAGCTAATGCTGACCCGTTGTTGGCAGTCGCCAATAACCTGGCAGTTCCTGCGCAGCCACTGGCTGCCGATAGCGCCAGCACTGGAAGCGGTGACAGAGCTTTTAAGGGGCTGATCGAGGAGGGTTTGAAAGACACTAAAAGTGTGGCGTCTGATACGCGAATCGATGATTTCGCCAATCGCTTGGCAGCGTTGAGTCAAGCGGTGCAGCCTAAGACGGTAGCTGTCACGGGGGCGTCGCCATTGAACCAACCGCTAGCAATGCACCAGAGTGGATGGAGTGAGGCCGTGGTGGATCGAGTTATGTACCTGTCTAGCCAGAACTTGAAATCTGCAGATATCCAATTGGACCCGGCTGAGCTGGGTCGTTTGGATATTCGCATCAACATGGCTGCGGACCAGCAGACGCAGATCACGTTTATGAGCGCGCATGTTGGCGTGCGCGAAGCGCTGGAAGGACAGATGTCCAAATTGCGAGATTCGTTTGTTCAGCAAGGTTTGGGTCAGGTCGATGTGAGTGTATTTGATCAGTCACGGGGTTGGCAGGGCCAAGGTCAAAACCAACAGCAGGCAAACCATGGGCAGAGCAGTGGCGGCGTTGCCAGTATGGGCTCTGACCGCAATGATGGGCATGACGACGGCGCAATTCAAGATGTGGCTGTCACAAGTCAACCGATGACCGTCATTGGCACTAGCCAGGTCGATTATTACGCTTGA
- the fliL gene encoding flagellar basal body-associated protein FliL: MAQSEEVKDPAVKGKLKLILLVIFGLLLAVGISVGATWFFLHKSQAKPADAALAADVRLPSIYEPMAPAFVVNFNQGGRQRYMQVSITLLGRNQADLDALKVHMPVIRNNLVMLFSGQPFESLTQPIGQELLRQKAFASVQEVAQKEVGKVVVEQLLFTNFVLQ; encoded by the coding sequence ATGGCGCAGAGCGAAGAAGTTAAAGACCCCGCCGTAAAAGGCAAACTCAAGCTCATTCTCCTGGTGATTTTTGGGTTGCTGTTGGCAGTCGGTATTTCGGTAGGCGCGACGTGGTTTTTTCTGCACAAGTCGCAAGCCAAGCCTGCCGATGCGGCGCTAGCGGCCGATGTCAGGCTCCCATCTATTTACGAACCCATGGCCCCTGCCTTTGTGGTCAACTTCAATCAAGGTGGCCGTCAACGCTATATGCAAGTCAGCATTACCTTGCTGGGCCGAAATCAGGCTGACTTGGATGCATTGAAAGTCCATATGCCAGTCATCCGCAACAACCTTGTCATGCTGTTTTCCGGTCAGCCATTCGAATCGCTGACTCAGCCGATCGGACAAGAGCTGTTGCGGCAAAAAGCCTTTGCCAGTGTGCAGGAAGTGGCGCAGAAAGAAGTCGGTAAAGTCGTAGTGGAACAATTGCTTTTCACCAACTTCGTATTGCAGTAG
- the fliM gene encoding flagellar motor switch protein FliM — MAVQDLLSQEEIDALLHGVDDGLVQTESAAEAGSVKSYDLTSQDRIVRGRMPTLEMINERFARYTRISMFNMLRRSADVAVGGVQVMKFGEYVHSLYVPTSLNLVKIKPLRGTALFILDAKLVFKLVDNFFGGDGRHAKIEGREFTPTELRVVRMVLEQAFIDLKEAWQAIMDVSFEYMNSEVNPAMANIVGPSEAVVVSTFHIELDGGGGDLHVTMPYSMIEPVREMLDAGFQSDLDDQDERWVNALKEDVLDVAVPLSAVVARRQIRLRDILHMQPGDVIPVELPEELIMRANGVPAFKVKLGTHKGHLALQVIEPIERR, encoded by the coding sequence ATGGCCGTGCAAGACCTGCTGTCACAGGAAGAGATTGATGCGCTGTTGCATGGCGTCGACGATGGTCTGGTCCAGACCGAAAGCGCCGCTGAAGCCGGCAGTGTAAAAAGTTATGACCTGACGAGTCAGGATCGAATCGTCCGTGGGCGGATGCCAACGCTTGAAATGATCAATGAGCGTTTTGCCCGTTACACCCGAATCAGCATGTTCAACATGTTGCGGCGCTCGGCCGATGTTGCGGTGGGCGGCGTTCAGGTGATGAAGTTCGGGGAGTACGTGCACTCGCTGTACGTTCCGACCAGTTTGAATCTGGTCAAGATCAAACCTTTGCGTGGTACAGCCTTATTTATTCTGGACGCCAAGCTGGTGTTCAAGCTGGTGGATAACTTCTTCGGTGGCGACGGGCGACACGCCAAAATTGAAGGCCGCGAATTCACGCCGACGGAATTACGTGTCGTGCGGATGGTGCTTGAACAGGCGTTTATAGACCTCAAAGAAGCCTGGCAGGCCATCATGGATGTGAGCTTTGAGTACATGAATTCCGAAGTTAACCCGGCCATGGCCAACATTGTTGGCCCGAGCGAAGCGGTGGTGGTCTCCACCTTCCATATCGAACTCGACGGCGGTGGCGGCGATTTACACGTGACCATGCCTTACTCGATGATTGAGCCCGTACGCGAAATGCTCGACGCCGGCTTCCAGTCTGATTTGGATGACCAAGACGAGCGCTGGGTCAACGCTCTTAAAGAAGACGTGCTTGATGTCGCCGTGCCTTTGAGCGCCGTCGTCGCCCGTCGTCAGATACGCCTGCGCGACATCCTGCACATGCAGCCGGGTGATGTGATTCCGGTGGAGTTGCCTGAAGAACTGATCATGCGCGCCAACGGCGTGCCTGCGTTCAAGGTCAAACTGGGAACACACAAAGGACACCTGGCGTTGCAAGTGATCGAACCGATCGAACGCCGCTGA
- the fliN gene encoding flagellar motor switch protein FliN, which yields MADEKEITSAEDQALADEWAAALGESGDASQDDIDSLLAADAGSASASNRMPMEEFGSVAKSNAAVSLDGPNLDVILDIPVSISMEVGSTDINIRNLLQLNQGSVIELDRLAGEPLDVLVNGTLIAHGEVVVVNEKFGIRLTDVISPSERIKKLR from the coding sequence ATGGCCGATGAAAAAGAAATAACCTCTGCTGAAGATCAGGCATTGGCCGATGAGTGGGCCGCTGCACTGGGAGAATCCGGTGACGCCAGCCAAGACGATATCGACTCCCTGCTTGCTGCCGATGCCGGTAGTGCTTCAGCCTCAAATCGCATGCCGATGGAGGAATTCGGCAGCGTGGCTAAGAGCAATGCCGCCGTGTCTCTGGATGGTCCGAACCTGGATGTAATTCTGGATATCCCGGTTTCCATCTCCATGGAAGTGGGCAGTACCGACATCAACATTCGTAACCTGCTACAGCTTAACCAGGGTTCAGTGATCGAACTCGACCGTTTGGCTGGTGAGCCGCTGGACGTATTGGTTAACGGCACGTTGATCGCTCACGGTGAAGTGGTGGTGGTCAACGAAAAGTTCGGGATCCGCCTGACGGATGTGATCAGCCCTAGCGAACGCATCAAGAAGTTACGCTAG